From one Anopheles bellator chromosome 1, idAnoBellAS_SP24_06.2, whole genome shotgun sequence genomic stretch:
- the LOC131215512 gene encoding uncharacterized protein LOC131215512, translated as MTICLLGSTSGSHVLSVTKFQTSTCTDRQAPGLICATCSTVAVCVQVGNVWETFWVEACNADEGLYCNEFEGGCSASVGSCNPLGQEGNFECNTPGVFPDPFNCRLYHMCFQNGNNPVAINMDCGGAAFSPATGDCSLPLNDPICMSPQFNCSTVGQMAAWPGNSNIYYICAAETVNGNRVMRPRLYRCPANEVFQEGRCVQRDWSNLPPGSIVPYDCVRPGLFPDPTNCRYYYACNAELVAERLQCPDGAFFNPAILACVLGSC; from the exons ATGACCATT TGCCTTCTGGGTTCGACGAGTGGAAGCCACGTGTTGTCGGTTACAAAGTTTCAAACCTCGACCTGCACCGATCGTCAGGCGCCGGGACTTATTTGCGCCACCTGCAGCACGGTTGCGGTATGCGTGCAGGTGGGCAACGTTTGGGAAACGTTCTGGGTGGAGGCGTGCAACGCTGACGAAGGACTGTACTGCAACGAGTTCGAGGGGGGCTGTTCGGCCAGCGTCGGATCCTGCAATCCGCTTGGGCAGGAGGGCAACTTCGAGTGCAATACGCCGGGCGTCTTTCCGGATCCGTTCAACTGTCGCCTGTACCACATGTGCTTCCAAAATGGCAACaatccggtggccatcaacATGGACTGCGGTGGGGCTGCCTTCTCGCCCGCCACCGGTGACTGCTCGCTCCCGCTGAACGATCCGATCTGCATGTCGCCACAGTTTAACTGCAGCACCGTAGGGCAGATGGCCGCTTGGCCCGGAAACAGCAACATCTACTACATCTGCGCAGCGGAAACCGTCAACGGCAACCGCGTGATGCGGCCCCGCCTGTACCGATGTCCGGCCAATGAAGTTTTCCAAGAGGGCCGATGTGTCCAGCGCGATTGGTCGAACCTCCCGCCCGGTTCCATTGTACCGTACGATTGCGTGCGGCCAGGACTATTTCCGGATCCTACAAACTGTCGCTACTACTACGCCTGCAACGCCGAGCTCGTTGCGGAACGGCTCCAGTGCCCGGACGGGGCTTTCTTCAACCCCGCCATTCTAGCGTGCGTTTTGGGCTCCTGTTAA